A single region of the Methylocystis echinoides genome encodes:
- a CDS encoding STAS domain-containing protein, translating to MDVTHEVLNELLVIRPQSRIDSSTASAFEARCASLIDEGPAKVVIDFSNVDYISSAGLRALLVAAKKARSQGGALTLCGLSGGVRDVMAVSGFDTILGAHSDVSEARAALGG from the coding sequence ATGGACGTGACGCATGAGGTTTTGAATGAGTTGCTGGTCATCCGGCCGCAAAGCCGGATCGACAGCAGCACCGCCTCCGCCTTTGAAGCGCGCTGCGCATCGTTGATTGACGAGGGCCCCGCCAAGGTCGTCATTGATTTTTCGAACGTCGATTACATCAGCTCCGCGGGCCTGCGGGCGCTTCTCGTTGCGGCGAAGAAAGCGAGGTCGCAGGGCGGCGCGCTGACGCTTTGCGGCCTCAGCGGCGGCGTCAGGGACGTGATGGCGGTGAGCGGCTTCGACACCATTCTCGGCGCGCATTCTGATGTTTCCGAGGCGCGGGCGGCTCTGGGCGGCTGA
- a CDS encoding nicotinate phosphoribosyltransferase, translated as MNCPDSALLTDLYQLKMAEAYLARGEQGTAVFEFFVRRLPPTRGFLLAAGLEQAIAFLESYAFSRDDIDWLASSGMFGAAFLEQLASLRFAGDVHAMPEGTVFFPDEPILRVTAPLPQAQLVETRLINLLHFQTLIASKAARHVLLAQNRQLVDFGLRRAHGGDAGLLAARASYIAGYDGTATVLAGRLFDIPLFGTMAHSFVQAFDDEAEAFEAFAESHPEDLVLLLDTYDTEAAARKLVTLTPRLRARGISIKAVRLDSGDLIALSRSVRAIFDEGGLRDVAILASGGLDDAEMRAIVDSGGPVDGFGVGTSLTTSIDAPALDCAYKLTEYAGRPRRKRSIGKETLPGRKQVWRRFGPDGRMCADVVSLEDDAVAGEAQLQPVMRAGKRLLPPPTLGDIRARSKESLARLPEPLRALDPAAGYHVERGGSLLTLARNVDRRRREV; from the coding sequence ATGAACTGTCCTGACAGCGCGCTGCTGACGGATCTGTATCAGCTCAAGATGGCCGAGGCCTATCTGGCGCGTGGCGAACAGGGAACGGCTGTCTTCGAATTCTTCGTGCGGCGGCTGCCGCCCACGCGGGGCTTTCTTCTGGCGGCGGGACTCGAACAGGCGATCGCCTTCCTCGAGTCCTACGCTTTTTCCCGAGACGACATCGACTGGCTTGCGAGCAGCGGCATGTTTGGCGCGGCCTTTCTGGAGCAGCTTGCGTCTCTCCGTTTCGCCGGAGATGTGCACGCCATGCCGGAGGGAACCGTGTTCTTTCCCGATGAGCCGATCCTGCGCGTGACGGCGCCCTTGCCGCAAGCGCAGCTTGTCGAGACCCGGCTCATTAATCTCCTGCACTTTCAGACTCTCATCGCCTCCAAGGCCGCGCGTCATGTGCTGCTCGCACAGAACCGGCAACTCGTTGACTTCGGCCTGCGACGCGCGCATGGCGGCGACGCTGGACTGCTGGCGGCGCGCGCGAGCTATATCGCCGGTTATGACGGCACGGCGACCGTGCTGGCCGGCAGATTGTTTGACATCCCGCTGTTTGGCACCATGGCGCATTCCTTCGTTCAGGCGTTTGACGATGAAGCCGAGGCTTTCGAGGCCTTCGCCGAGAGTCATCCTGAGGATCTCGTCTTGCTGCTCGACACCTATGACACGGAGGCGGCCGCGCGAAAGCTCGTGACGCTCACGCCGCGCCTGCGCGCGCGCGGGATAAGCATAAAGGCGGTTCGGCTCGACAGCGGCGATCTGATCGCGCTTTCGAGGAGCGTGCGCGCGATCTTTGATGAAGGCGGCTTGCGGGATGTCGCAATTCTGGCGAGCGGCGGCCTGGATGACGCGGAGATGCGCGCCATCGTTGACTCCGGCGGCCCTGTCGACGGCTTTGGAGTCGGCACAAGTCTCACAACATCGATTGACGCGCCGGCGCTCGACTGCGCCTACAAGCTCACGGAATATGCGGGCCGCCCACGCCGCAAGCGCTCCATCGGCAAGGAGACGCTGCCGGGACGCAAACAGGTCTGGCGGCGCTTTGGGCCCGATGGCCGCATGTGCGCGGATGTCGTCTCGCTCGAGGATGACGCCGTCGCTGGCGAAGCCCAGTTGCAACCGGTGATGCGCGCGGGCAAACGGCTCCTTCCGCCGCCGACGCTCGGCGACATCCGCGCGCGCTCGAAAGAAAGTCTTGCGCGCCTGCCCGAGCCTTTGCGCGCGCTCGATCCAGCGGCCGGTTACCATGTCGAGAGGGGGGGCTCCCTGCTGACGCTCGCCCGGAACGTCGATCGCCGCAGGAGGGAAGTCTGA
- the pncA gene encoding bifunctional nicotinamidase/pyrazinamidase has product MHALLQPGASDALLIVDVQNDFCAGGALEVDGADDVIPAINRLAGAFRNVLLTQDWHPANHLSFASSHPRCVAFDTIEVPYGRQTLWPDHCVQGTRGADFHPRLETPHAALVLRKGFRREIDSYSAFFENDRRTRTGLAGYLRERGLTRLFLAGLAFDFCVRYSSEDAASLGFETFVVEDACRPIDRNGSLAAARAGMRALEIACISSTAIDGG; this is encoded by the coding sequence ATGCATGCGCTGTTGCAGCCAGGCGCGTCCGACGCGCTGCTGATCGTCGATGTCCAGAATGATTTTTGCGCCGGCGGCGCGCTCGAAGTTGACGGCGCGGATGACGTCATCCCGGCGATCAACCGACTCGCCGGCGCGTTCCGCAATGTCCTGCTCACACAGGACTGGCACCCCGCCAACCACCTTTCCTTCGCGTCATCGCATCCACGCTGTGTGGCGTTCGACACGATCGAAGTGCCCTATGGCCGGCAGACGCTCTGGCCGGATCACTGCGTTCAGGGAACCAGGGGCGCGGATTTTCACCCGCGACTGGAGACGCCGCACGCTGCGCTCGTGCTCAGAAAGGGGTTCCGGCGGGAGATCGACTCCTATTCCGCATTTTTCGAGAATGACCGCCGGACGCGGACAGGTCTCGCGGGCTATTTGCGCGAGCGTGGATTGACGCGCCTGTTTCTTGCCGGCCTGGCTTTCGATTTTTGTGTGCGCTACTCCTCGGAAGATGCGGCGAGTCTTGGTTTCGAGACCTTTGTGGTGGAGGACGCCTGCCGCCCCATCGATCGCAACGGTTCGCTCGCGGCGGCGCGCGCGGGCATGCGCGCCCTCGAAATCGCCTGCATCAGCAGCACAGCCATTGACGGGGGTTAG
- a CDS encoding SGNH/GDSL hydrolase family protein, which produces MKITVAVVVAAMLAWLGFEFIEASRHLVLYEITLVFFLLAYFVVVLRGRWRDVALVCASLAFGLVGIEVVLWRLNNSPTTFREKGMWGIKGELGLSPTRPGVIHEKKVAANGDVIFDVAYTIQPDLTRKVVSPETSPLVAFFGDSFTYGAGVNDVDTLPQIFADFTNGAYHVVNFGVSGYGPQQMLRALETDLYPVLKENPRLFVILTAPWHAFRTSCKADNAWFGPSYELENGVPVYKGSCASRQSAFRQALTTMLRWTEAYDHFIGRREKPVGPQDMDLYIEILARSAEIARQKYGVPTLVLYLPDVLTTARYQLPPELDNTAMMRRLREKGLDVLDLSIDLNAYPGHQLIIPGDGHPTGFLNRIWGERLKDFVAAKFSVATPSAGSP; this is translated from the coding sequence ATGAAAATAACAGTCGCCGTTGTTGTCGCCGCTATGCTTGCCTGGCTGGGCTTCGAATTCATCGAGGCAAGTCGTCATCTTGTTTTATACGAGATCACGCTTGTCTTTTTTCTTTTGGCGTATTTTGTCGTCGTGCTGCGTGGGCGTTGGCGCGATGTGGCGCTCGTCTGCGCCTCGCTCGCCTTCGGACTGGTGGGCATTGAAGTCGTTCTCTGGCGTCTCAATAACTCGCCGACGACCTTTCGCGAAAAAGGGATGTGGGGGATCAAGGGCGAACTGGGCCTGAGTCCCACGCGCCCCGGCGTGATCCACGAGAAGAAGGTTGCCGCCAATGGCGACGTGATCTTCGACGTCGCCTATACCATCCAGCCCGATCTGACGCGCAAGGTGGTTTCGCCGGAGACATCGCCTCTCGTCGCCTTTTTCGGCGATTCGTTCACTTATGGCGCCGGCGTCAACGACGTCGACACCTTGCCGCAGATCTTCGCTGATTTCACGAACGGGGCCTATCACGTCGTCAATTTCGGGGTGTCGGGTTATGGCCCGCAGCAGATGCTGCGCGCGCTGGAGACGGACCTGTATCCGGTTCTCAAGGAGAACCCCCGTCTGTTCGTGATTCTGACGGCGCCCTGGCACGCCTTCCGCACCTCCTGCAAAGCCGATAACGCCTGGTTTGGCCCGAGCTATGAGCTCGAGAACGGCGTTCCGGTTTACAAGGGCTCCTGCGCCTCGCGGCAGTCCGCCTTCAGGCAGGCGTTGACGACAATGCTGCGCTGGACCGAGGCCTATGACCATTTCATCGGCCGCCGCGAAAAGCCGGTCGGTCCGCAGGACATGGATCTTTACATCGAGATTCTCGCGAGATCGGCGGAGATCGCCAGGCAGAAATATGGCGTGCCGACGCTCGTGCTCTATCTCCCGGATGTGCTCACGACCGCGCGCTATCAGCTTCCTCCGGAGCTCGATAACACCGCAATGATGCGCCGTCTGCGCGAAAAGGGGCTGGATGTGCTGGATCTGTCCATCGATCTCAACGCCTATCCGGGTCATCAGCTCATCATTCCGGGCGATGGACATCCGACGGGCTTTCTCAATCGAATCTGGGGCGAGAGACTGAAGGATTTCGTCGCCGCGAAATTCAGCGTCGCGACCCCGTCCGCCGGGTCGCCGTAA
- a CDS encoding SemiSWEET family sugar transporter — protein MDVTAYIGAAAALCSTASFAPQAWKIIKTRDTASISAKTYVLTVAGFLLWMSYGWLREDWALVLPNAICFLLAGFILVMTRLPQRQKEAVADSLDPDR, from the coding sequence ATGGACGTCACGGCATATATCGGCGCCGCCGCCGCGCTCTGCTCGACGGCGAGCTTCGCGCCACAGGCATGGAAGATCATCAAGACGCGGGACACCGCGTCCATTTCGGCGAAAACCTATGTGCTGACAGTCGCCGGCTTCCTGCTCTGGATGAGCTATGGATGGCTACGAGAGGACTGGGCGCTGGTTCTCCCCAACGCGATCTGTTTCCTTCTTGCAGGCTTCATTCTCGTGATGACGCGCCTTCCTCAACGCCAGAAGGAAGCCGTCGCCGACAGTCTCGATCCGGACCGCTAG
- the xoxF5 gene encoding lanthanide-dependent methanol dehydrogenase XoxF5, translating to MRKLLLSASVGILALTTSGASLAQKWQLSPEEAQKYGSGAAPAAPAAPAAPAAAPAAASSSDELLTLSKDPKQWVMPTGDYYNQRHSGLKQITPDNVGKLQPAWQFSTGVLRGHEGAPLVVGDVMYLHTPFPNVVYALDLKDPSHQILWKYEPKQDPSVVPVMCCDTVNRGLAYGDGKIFLAQADTTLIALDAKTGKLVWSVKNGDPSKGQTSTAAPHVFKDKVFVGIAGGEFGVRGHITAYSVKDGKQVWRGYSMGPDADTLIDPDKTTHLGTVVGKDSGISTWQGDQWQTGGGTTWGWYSYDPELNLVYYGSGNPSTWNPVQRPGDNRWSMTIWARDLDTGKVKWLYQMTPHDEWDYDGINEMILADQDIGGAKRKTLVHFDRNGFAYTLDRTNGELLVAEKYDPAVNWATKVDMDKSSKTYGRPQVVDKYSTQHNGEDTNTQGVCPAALGSKDEQPASYDPATGLFMVPTNHVCMDYEPFRVSYTAGQPYVGATLEMYPAGKVLGDGTNHTGNFIAWDAKAGKIVWSNKEQFSAWGGATSTDGGVTFYGTLEGYLKAVDTKTGKELYKYKTPSGIIGNVTVYESGGKEYVAVLSGVGGWAGIGLAAGLSKSNEGLGAVGNYASLANYTALGGVLTVFALPN from the coding sequence ATGCGAAAGCTGTTGCTGTCGGCTTCAGTGGGTATCCTTGCTTTGACGACGTCGGGTGCGTCTCTTGCCCAAAAGTGGCAGCTCTCCCCTGAGGAGGCTCAGAAATACGGTTCCGGCGCCGCGCCGGCCGCGCCTGCGGCTCCGGCTGCGCCTGCCGCCGCGCCGGCGGCTGCGTCATCGAGCGACGAGCTGCTGACGCTGTCGAAGGACCCGAAGCAGTGGGTCATGCCGACGGGCGACTATTACAACCAGCGCCATTCCGGCCTGAAGCAGATCACCCCCGACAATGTCGGCAAGCTCCAGCCGGCCTGGCAGTTCTCGACCGGCGTCCTGCGCGGTCACGAGGGCGCGCCGCTGGTTGTCGGCGACGTGATGTATCTGCACACGCCGTTCCCCAACGTCGTCTATGCGCTGGACCTGAAGGATCCGTCTCATCAGATCCTGTGGAAGTATGAGCCCAAGCAGGACCCGTCGGTCGTTCCGGTGATGTGCTGCGACACGGTCAACCGCGGTCTCGCTTACGGCGACGGCAAGATCTTCCTCGCCCAGGCCGACACGACGCTGATCGCGCTCGACGCCAAGACCGGCAAGCTGGTGTGGTCGGTGAAGAACGGCGATCCGTCGAAGGGCCAGACCTCGACCGCGGCGCCGCATGTCTTCAAGGACAAGGTGTTCGTGGGCATCGCCGGCGGCGAGTTCGGCGTGCGCGGCCACATCACCGCTTACTCGGTGAAGGATGGCAAGCAGGTGTGGCGCGGCTACTCCATGGGCCCGGACGCCGACACGCTGATCGACCCGGACAAGACCACCCATCTCGGCACGGTCGTCGGCAAGGACTCGGGTATCTCGACCTGGCAGGGCGACCAGTGGCAGACGGGCGGCGGCACGACCTGGGGCTGGTATTCCTATGACCCCGAGCTGAACCTGGTCTATTACGGCTCGGGCAACCCGTCGACCTGGAACCCGGTGCAGCGTCCCGGCGACAACCGCTGGTCGATGACGATCTGGGCGCGCGACCTCGACACCGGCAAGGTGAAGTGGCTCTACCAGATGACCCCCCACGACGAGTGGGACTATGACGGCATCAACGAGATGATCCTGGCCGACCAGGACATCGGCGGCGCGAAGCGCAAGACGCTGGTTCACTTCGATCGTAACGGCTTCGCCTATACGCTCGACCGCACCAATGGCGAGCTGCTCGTCGCCGAGAAGTATGATCCGGCGGTGAACTGGGCGACGAAGGTCGACATGGACAAGTCGTCCAAGACCTACGGCCGTCCGCAGGTCGTGGACAAATATTCGACGCAGCACAATGGCGAGGACACCAACACGCAGGGCGTCTGCCCGGCGGCGCTGGGGTCGAAGGACGAGCAGCCGGCTTCCTATGATCCGGCGACGGGCCTGTTCATGGTGCCGACGAACCACGTCTGCATGGACTATGAGCCGTTCCGCGTGAGCTACACGGCGGGCCAGCCCTATGTCGGCGCGACGCTGGAAATGTATCCGGCGGGCAAGGTGCTGGGCGACGGCACGAACCACACCGGCAATTTCATCGCGTGGGACGCGAAGGCCGGCAAGATCGTGTGGTCGAACAAGGAGCAGTTCTCGGCGTGGGGCGGCGCGACGTCGACCGACGGCGGGGTGACCTTCTATGGCACGCTGGAGGGCTATCTGAAGGCGGTCGACACCAAGACCGGCAAGGAGCTCTACAAATACAAGACCCCGTCGGGCATCATCGGCAATGTGACGGTGTATGAGTCTGGCGGCAAGGAATATGTGGCCGTGCTGTCGGGCGTCGGCGGCTGGGCGGGCATCGGCCTTGCGGCGGGTCTGTCGAAGTCGAACGAAGGCCTCGGCGCGGTGGGCAACTACGCCTCGCTCGCCAACTACACGGCCCTCGGCGGCGTGCTGACCGTCTTCGCGCTGCCGAACTAA
- a CDS encoding c-type cytochrome, methanol metabolism-related, with protein sequence MTFVGASAVVAPALAEAPGDPKAVKSTDGKYFDAKGDPTYNVGADGTVDWYTFSGYRRYHAECHVCHGPNGGGSTYAPALKDSVKRFNYAEFAGIVIGGRQNGNSVMPAFADNKNAVCYIDDLYVYLRALSTGAIQPGRPEKKEAAPDAFKKAEADCMAAK encoded by the coding sequence ATGACATTTGTGGGAGCCTCCGCCGTCGTCGCCCCGGCACTGGCCGAGGCGCCGGGAGATCCCAAGGCCGTCAAATCGACGGACGGCAAATATTTCGACGCGAAGGGCGATCCCACCTATAACGTCGGCGCGGACGGCACGGTGGACTGGTACACCTTCTCGGGCTATCGCCGCTATCACGCCGAATGCCACGTCTGCCACGGCCCGAACGGCGGCGGCTCGACCTATGCGCCGGCGCTGAAGGATTCGGTGAAGCGGTTCAACTATGCGGAGTTCGCCGGCATTGTGATCGGCGGCCGCCAGAACGGCAACAGCGTGATGCCGGCCTTCGCCGACAACAAGAACGCGGTCTGCTACATCGACGACCTTTACGTCTATCTCCGCGCGCTCTCGACCGGCGCCATCCAGCCCGGCCGCCCGGAGAAGAAGGAAGCCGCCCCGGACGCCTTCAAAAAGGCCGAAGCCGACTGCATGGCCGCAAAGTAA
- a CDS encoding histidine kinase dimerization/phospho-acceptor domain-containing protein has translation MSEASDSASGQAGDGDALRDDIQTRAARETEHKLQQELRDMRSCLQTYEAENESLRAANAALRAANEELRTVNGELSRKLVSPVPGSANTNTAVESSDAVRLRLTSEMAATLAHEINQPLTAAATYLKVARRQIAGDGAKPDIASTLDKAAAQMLRAGEIIGRLREFLSGHEPDETA, from the coding sequence ATGAGCGAAGCCTCTGACTCAGCTTCTGGCCAAGCGGGTGACGGCGACGCACTGCGCGACGACATCCAGACGCGCGCGGCGCGGGAGACCGAACACAAGCTTCAGCAGGAGCTGCGGGACATGCGCAGCTGCCTGCAGACATATGAAGCCGAGAATGAATCTTTGCGCGCGGCCAATGCGGCGCTGCGCGCGGCAAATGAGGAATTGCGGACGGTAAACGGCGAACTTTCGCGGAAGCTGGTCTCTCCCGTCCCTGGAAGCGCGAACACAAACACGGCGGTCGAAAGCTCGGATGCGGTTCGCTTGCGTTTGACCTCCGAAATGGCCGCGACGCTGGCGCATGAAATCAATCAGCCGCTGACAGCAGCGGCGACCTATCTCAAGGTCGCGCGCCGGCAGATCGCCGGCGACGGCGCAAAGCCGGACATCGCCAGCACACTCGACAAGGCGGCGGCTCAGATGCTGCGCGCCGGGGAAATCATCGGCCGCCTGCGGGAGTTTCTGAGCGGGCACGAACCCGATGAGACCGCTTAG
- a CDS encoding multicopper oxidase domain-containing protein yields MKGKLDEKTSYQFWTFGGKVPGPFIRARLGDTLEIHLRNDATSILAHSVDFHGALGPGGGSQFTQTFPGEEKVFSFKTTIPGLFVYHCATPSIASSFHIVGEIFDSVRMGGGRPMKEEQTVLVAPGNAATFELQMKHAGHFNLIDHALSRVERGLNGVLVVDGPEEDDLMHAGPAAREPKGRRGRE; encoded by the coding sequence GTGAAGGGCAAGCTTGATGAAAAGACGAGCTATCAGTTCTGGACGTTCGGCGGCAAAGTGCCAGGCCCATTCATCAGGGCGCGCCTCGGCGACACGCTGGAAATCCACCTGAGGAACGACGCCACAAGCATTCTCGCGCACTCCGTCGACTTCCATGGCGCCCTCGGCCCTGGCGGAGGTTCCCAATTCACGCAGACATTCCCGGGAGAAGAGAAGGTCTTCAGCTTCAAGACGACGATTCCGGGTCTCTTCGTCTATCACTGCGCCACGCCGAGCATAGCGTCTTCTTTTCATATCGTCGGAGAAATATTCGACAGCGTTCGGATGGGTGGCGGCAGGCCGATGAAAGAGGAACAAACAGTTTTGGTGGCGCCGGGGAATGCAGCGACGTTCGAGCTTCAAATGAAGCATGCTGGTCATTTCAACCTGATCGATCACGCGCTTTCGCGAGTCGAACGTGGCCTGAATGGGGTTCTTGTCGTTGATGGGCCAGAAGAAGATGACCTTATGCATGCGGGGCCGGCGGCCCGCGAACCTAAGGGCAGGCGCGGCAGAGAATAG
- a CDS encoding cupredoxin domain-containing protein, whose product MRFSKTLIVAIWLALNPFALPSGNPHAQGAATNASVVFTLRTGIAEGRMVFLGVGGDIDGSVNPELILHQGERVQINLINGEGAAHDIVVDLYGVRSNRVVGKGASTSISFVADRTGSFAYYCAVPGHREAGMQGRLRIEPGLRMGVRPVAPSISRDPLDLPPPLHARAADCAG is encoded by the coding sequence ATGAGATTCTCCAAAACCCTCATCGTTGCGATCTGGCTGGCCTTGAACCCGTTCGCTTTGCCTTCAGGAAACCCGCACGCGCAAGGGGCAGCGACCAACGCCTCGGTTGTCTTCACCCTGCGGACCGGGATTGCGGAGGGGCGCATGGTGTTTCTCGGGGTTGGCGGCGACATCGACGGAAGCGTCAATCCGGAGCTCATTCTGCATCAGGGCGAAAGAGTGCAGATCAACCTTATCAACGGAGAAGGCGCCGCGCATGACATTGTCGTCGATCTTTACGGCGTGCGATCCAATCGGGTCGTTGGCAAAGGCGCCAGCACCAGCATTTCCTTCGTTGCCGATCGAACGGGCTCCTTCGCCTATTACTGCGCGGTTCCAGGACATCGAGAAGCAGGCATGCAGGGCCGGCTCAGAATCGAACCCGGGCTCAGGATGGGGGTCAGGCCTGTGGCGCCGAGCATTTCACGCGATCCCCTCGATCTGCCCCCACCATTGCACGCGCGCGCCGCAGATTGTGCGGGTTGA
- a CDS encoding lipase family protein, with the protein MSKSDFYKSSVYSRRALMAGVLGASAGAAVSQAYGAPHGFFFGFGALQPGFDLSEALDMLQMCNYIYGGAPTPLKPAKWDVVYDPPPLPFFDNKWQLWKMRGFGGPYAIIIRGTVAETGSVVEDLLSLLIKANDKITVDKLEFPYKFADEPDAAVHLGFALGALLLLKWPVSGILDKLASLNIPANTPIYVAGHSQGAAVATLIRSYLFYANSKYPHKTYVFAQPKPGNDHYGTDFDSRFSNKGYAFRLTNSLDWVPQAPFTFEIPSDLNKPNPLDSGASLSTAATSYIASLTASQTQAYNLILEKEKPRIQKGGSALLKTIDLQAGEAGSVDVPLVASLYFTGAGTEVALIGQPCNLPGSQCNEWYQHHLSTYSALMRQQLKSTGL; encoded by the coding sequence ATGAGCAAATCGGATTTCTACAAAAGTTCGGTCTATTCGCGACGTGCCCTGATGGCTGGTGTTCTCGGAGCCAGCGCAGGGGCTGCGGTATCGCAGGCTTATGGCGCACCCCATGGCTTTTTCTTTGGGTTCGGCGCTCTTCAGCCGGGCTTCGATTTGTCGGAAGCATTGGATATGCTTCAGATGTGCAACTACATTTATGGCGGCGCGCCCACGCCGCTGAAGCCCGCGAAATGGGATGTTGTCTACGACCCACCGCCGTTGCCGTTCTTCGACAACAAGTGGCAACTATGGAAAATGAGGGGTTTTGGCGGACCTTACGCGATCATCATTCGTGGAACTGTCGCCGAGACCGGGAGTGTCGTGGAGGATCTGCTCTCTCTCCTCATAAAGGCGAACGACAAGATCACTGTCGATAAACTGGAGTTTCCCTATAAATTTGCTGATGAACCGGATGCTGCAGTCCATCTCGGCTTCGCGCTCGGCGCGCTCCTTCTGTTGAAATGGCCGGTCTCGGGCATTCTGGACAAGCTTGCCTCACTCAATATTCCAGCCAACACGCCGATTTACGTTGCCGGCCACAGCCAGGGCGCCGCGGTCGCGACCCTGATCCGATCATACCTTTTTTACGCCAATTCCAAATATCCGCACAAAACATATGTGTTCGCCCAACCCAAGCCTGGCAATGACCACTATGGCACTGATTTCGACAGCCGCTTCTCGAACAAAGGTTATGCATTCCGCCTGACCAATTCCCTCGACTGGGTGCCCCAGGCGCCCTTCACATTCGAAATTCCCAGCGACCTCAACAAGCCGAACCCGCTCGACTCGGGTGCAAGTCTCTCGACAGCCGCAACCTCATACATCGCATCCCTCACGGCGTCGCAGACACAGGCGTATAATCTTATCCTCGAGAAGGAAAAGCCTCGGATACAAAAGGGCGGATCGGCGTTGCTCAAGACGATAGACCTGCAGGCGGGGGAAGCTGGGTCGGTCGACGTTCCGCTCGTCGCCTCGCTCTATTTCACTGGTGCTGGAACCGAGGTGGCGCTGATCGGTCAGCCCTGCAATCTACCGGGCAGCCAGTGCAATGAATGGTATCAGCACCATCTCTCGACCTATAGCGCGCTCATGAGGCAGCAACTCAAATCCACGGGGCTCTGA
- a CDS encoding outer membrane protein: MKKIALSVAALALSAAGAFAADLPSRKGPPVLPPPPPPPLMWTGFYAGLNAGYGFGTNSNTQSVAIGFEPYANYIVSSELYTAVSTLGAGGALSGVGANSNQNGFIGGGQVGYNYQWGQSFVIGIEADIQGAGIRGTSRTVGVGADSVTDFLPDGTMRSTAGGGTNINAGVDWLGTVRGRLGYLFTPTMLVYATGGLTYGGVYANVNNYAVATSGQFYGDTLTTSGAWTHTFVGGGDKSQTLVGWNVGGGLEWMFMPNWSLKAEAIYWKMGNMNVPTVAFAAAPKSYEAAFSWVDMSPAAAVGATRVNYQGVIARAGVNYHFNWFAPAPVVASY, from the coding sequence ATGAAGAAGATTGCGCTTTCCGTTGCCGCTCTGGCGCTGTCCGCAGCAGGCGCGTTTGCCGCCGATCTCCCGTCCCGCAAGGGGCCGCCTGTCCTTCCTCCGCCGCCCCCTCCGCCCCTGATGTGGACGGGCTTCTATGCGGGTCTGAACGCGGGCTACGGCTTCGGCACGAACAGCAACACGCAGTCCGTAGCTATCGGCTTTGAGCCTTACGCAAACTACATCGTCTCCAGCGAGCTTTACACCGCGGTGTCCACTCTGGGCGCGGGCGGGGCGCTATCAGGCGTCGGCGCCAACAGCAACCAGAACGGCTTCATCGGCGGTGGCCAGGTCGGCTATAACTATCAATGGGGTCAAAGCTTCGTGATCGGCATCGAAGCCGACATCCAGGGCGCGGGCATCCGCGGGACCTCCCGCACCGTTGGCGTTGGCGCGGATAGCGTAACTGATTTTCTGCCCGACGGCACCATGAGATCGACGGCAGGGGGTGGAACCAACATCAACGCGGGTGTTGACTGGCTGGGCACAGTGCGCGGTCGCCTCGGCTATCTGTTTACGCCCACGATGCTTGTTTACGCGACGGGCGGCCTCACCTATGGCGGCGTTTACGCCAATGTGAATAATTACGCTGTCGCGACGAGTGGCCAGTTTTACGGCGACACCCTCACCACATCTGGCGCCTGGACCCACACCTTCGTCGGTGGCGGCGACAAGTCACAGACGCTGGTCGGCTGGAACGTCGGCGGCGGTCTCGAGTGGATGTTCATGCCGAACTGGTCGCTTAAGGCTGAGGCCATCTATTGGAAAATGGGCAATATGAATGTCCCGACGGTCGCTTTTGCGGCGGCGCCGAAGTCATACGAAGCTGCATTCTCTTGGGTAGATATGTCCCCCGCCGCGGCCGTCGGCGCCACTCGCGTCAACTATCAGGGCGTGATCGCCCGTGCAGGCGTCAACTACCACTTCAACTGGTTCGCTCCGGCCCCGGTCGTCGCGAGCTACTGA